Genomic segment of Pochonia chlamydosporia 170 chromosome 1, whole genome shotgun sequence:
AACCCAACGCCATGTGCTCTGTAAGCCTAATCCTTAATCGATGTCAAACTTCAATGCTAAAATGTTACCCAAATTTCGATTTTTAGCCAGCCCTCTGATTCCAGCGTTTGCAATACAGCTACAACTATGGTTACACTCCGTTCACCTGCATGATTCCGGTTTGAAAGCAAAATCAAAGAAATGTTAACGTGGCGCAAGACTGAGCCGGAGCCTCAGCTTCGCCATTTCAAACTGGTGATGCAGCCAAACCAGCGGCAATTTTGACGGCTAAGTTGACATCCTTTCGCCTGATGCCGGGGGTTCGGCCTAAGCAGACTGCATTATTTGACAATTCTACTCTTTGTTAGCTTTACGCAGAAAGTCTACGGCGAGAATAGGTTTTGCCTTACCCTTAATCAATACTGACACATTTAATGCGatcttggacttgacagGCCAGGTCATGGATTGTGACCAGATGCGGTTGCTTCCAGAAGGCAGCATGAAGCTAACCATTTCATGACCATACTcgcttggtggtggttgtccGTGGTTCTGCCCTGCTATGCCCACCGGGGGTTGCTGTGCCATGTTGACAGCAACTGATGGGCCTGTACCGTCGGCGGCACCCGATATTGGACTGTTACTGTCGCTAGCCCATGCGCCACCTTGATTGCTGCCCCCGTATCCGGAATCTGTAGTAGTAAAGCCTGCTTGATGCCCGTTTGGCGCAGAGGCGGAGGAGCTGCTGGCTCTCGTTGAAGACTCGTCACGATCCAGGTCGCTGATATCAATGTCTGCCTCCACATATTCGGCTCGCTGGGGAATGAATATGCCTAGTTGGCGCAGATACGTTTCGACTTCATCCGGGTCGAAAAATTCGCCCTCAAAGCCTGGCCACAACATCCGCATCTTGCGATCAATTCGTTCATCGCGCGTCGCTTCCACTTCCGGGCCAAATGGTCCCATGGATAAACCAGTCATTTCCTGGGGCTTCCCATATGACCGAGTGCCTTGGTTCCCGATGGGCATCACTGCTTTCGTGTTGTCTGTGCCTTCAATCGATTGCTGCGGGAAGTAAGTACCGGCGCCGCCGAGATTGGTGAACGGAAACCTCCAGTGGCTTAAATCCTCGTGTTGGTTCCGGCTCAAAGAAAGTTGCAAACGCTTAATAATGGCCGCCTTCGACTCGAAAAACAGGCAAAACCCAAAGACGGCGGCAaatctgtctggtggagGGTTAGCCATCATAATGAGTCGTAACCCTTTCTCGATTGAATGGCGTTGCAGTCGACGGCCAAAGGTCAACTCGTGTGAGGCGTAGGAAGATGGCGGGGCCATTGATGAGTATAGACCGTGGTCAGCGGCCATGCTTCCATCGAAGCTGTCCACCGCAGTTGACTCCATCGAGGAGTAAAACGGGAAACTCGCATTGTCCGGGGTTGCTGCCGTGACAACTTCGTAGTTGAGTGAAGTAGGCACGTGAATCAGGGGCCCCGGCGGAGGCGCAGATGCTGTAGCTAAAGTGCTACCGGGTATTGCAGAGGCGCCAGACGTCCCTATGATGCTGGTATGCAGTGAGGTATCTGAGTGAAAGTCTTTGGGTGGTTGGACGGTGGTGCCCCTATGCATGGTTGATGGCATTGCTTCCAGTCCGTGATACTGTCCATGGTTAGACCCGGTGTGCTCCTCACTTTCATCGGTGCCGCTGTCGTCTACGGTGCTATATCGTGCCTTATCAGCTACCGCGGTGATCCTGCCAGCAAGAGCGGACAATCGTTGAATCGCATGTGGAGCAGCTTCGAGAACACGTTCAGACAGGAGAATGTCGTAAAAGTCGCTGAACCCTTTGCTTATATCGTCATTGGCTTTTTCCAGCTCCTTGACACGCTGCTCTagggttgtgatggtggtaTCTTTACGATGCCTGTATGCTCGCTGAGCAAGACGAATTTGTGTACGACGACGCTGTACAAACGTGGTTAGAAACCATTCACATCTGCCGCGGCGGATTAACATCAT
This window contains:
- a CDS encoding bZIP family transcription factor (similar to Metarhizium acridum CQMa 102 XP_007809711.1), with amino-acid sequence MATIVASVPQSLPFDDRSAGGSGYHHHSPMNDIKRMSGLNTQQYDLSVAFGTGTPPTATMTTQPAQSELGPTPVTGKRARSSKENDGKSGNINSTEDDGRKKRSRGRPRLDTKDETAADRRRTQIRLAQRAYRHRKDTTITTLEQRVKELEKANDDISKGFSDFYDILLSERVLEAAPHAIQRLSALAGRITAVADKARYSTVDDSGTDESEEHTGSNHGQYHGLEAMPSTMHRGTTVQPPKDFHSDTSLHTSIIGTSGASAIPGSTLATASAPPPGPLIHVPTSLNYEVVTAATPDNASFPFYSSMESTAVDSFDGSMAADHGLYSSMAPPSSYASHELTFGRRLQRHSIEKGLRLIMMANPPPDRFAAVFGFCLFFESKAAIIKRLQLSLSRNQHEDLSHWRFPFTNLGGAGTYFPQQSIEGTDNTKAVMPIGNQGTRSYGKPQEMTGLSMGPFGPEVEATRDERIDRKMRMLWPGFEGEFFDPDEVETYLRQLGIFIPQRAEYVEADIDISDLDRDESSTRASSSSASAPNGHQAGFTTTDSGYGGSNQGGAWASDSNSPISGAADGTGPSVAVNMAQQPPVGIAGQNHGQPPPSEYGHEMVSFMLPSGSNRIWSQSMTWPVKSKIALNVSVLIKELSNNAVCLGRTPGIRRKDVNLAVKIAAGLAASPV